The following proteins come from a genomic window of Tenebrio molitor chromosome 9, icTenMoli1.1, whole genome shotgun sequence:
- the levy gene encoding cytochrome c oxidase subunit 6A, mitochondrial produces the protein MAALINHSVRRYLQTSARRAAQVRGPSAVSGGHEGGFKTWKNLTLFVAFPAIGLCAVNCYLDHQNHPHERPPFIKYEYLRIRSKRFPWGDGNHSLFHNPHANALPDGYEDEH, from the exons atggctGCACTCATCAATCATTCGGTTCGGAGATATCTGCAAACCTCAGCCCGAAGGGCCGCTCAGGTTCGAGGGCCATCAGCTGTCTCCGGTGGCCATGAGG GAGGCTTCAAAACTTGGAAGAATTTGACTCTCTTCGTCGCATTCCCGGCAATTGGTCTCTGCGCCGTGAACTGTTACTTGGACCATCAGAACCATCCCCACGAGCGACCACCTTTTATCAAATATGAGTACCTTAGAATTCGTTCTAAGAGGTTCCCATGGGGCGATGGTAACCACTCTTTGTTCCATAACCCCCACGCTAACGCTCTCCCGGACGGTTACGAGGACGAGCATTAA